A genomic stretch from Sinorhizobium terangae includes:
- a CDS encoding DUF1993 domain-containing protein, giving the protein MPLTMYKLSVPAFIRGFSALGGLLDKAEAFAAEKGMPLAELFEARLAPDMLPLVGQIQRASDTSKNAIGRLTTIETPRFPDEERSFAELRERIAKTVAFLETVQPADLEGSENREVTLSFPNLKVNFSGEDYLLKFVLPNFYFHVTTAYDILRHKGVPIGKPDYIGGLG; this is encoded by the coding sequence ATGCCGCTAACCATGTACAAGCTCTCCGTGCCCGCCTTCATCCGCGGCTTTTCTGCCCTCGGTGGCCTCTTGGACAAGGCCGAGGCCTTCGCTGCAGAGAAGGGCATGCCGCTCGCTGAGCTCTTCGAGGCACGGCTCGCGCCGGATATGCTGCCGCTCGTCGGACAGATCCAGCGGGCGAGCGACACCAGCAAGAACGCCATCGGACGGCTGACGACGATCGAAACGCCACGCTTCCCGGACGAGGAACGGAGCTTCGCCGAGCTGCGCGAACGGATCGCCAAGACGGTCGCATTCCTCGAAACGGTCCAACCCGCCGATCTTGAAGGCAGCGAAAACCGCGAAGTCACGCTCAGCTTCCCCAACCTCAAGGTCAACTTCAGCGGCGAGGACTATCTCTTGAAGTTCGTACTGCCGAACTTTTATTTCCACGTCACCACTGCCTACGACATCCTCCGCCACAAGGGCGTTCCGATCGGCAAGCCCGACTATATCGGCGGTCTTGGCTGA
- a CDS encoding formate--tetrahydrofolate ligase has product MPEVKSDIEIARAAKKKPIQEIGEKLGIPPEHLLPYGHDKAKVSAEFIAQQLNNGNGRLILVTAINPTPAGEGKTTTTVGLGDGLNRIGKKTVVCIREASLGPCFGSKGGAAGGGYAQVVPMEDINLHFTGDFHAITAAHNLLAALIDNHIYWGNEQAIDIRRIAWRRVMDMNDRALRQIVGSLGGVANGYPRETGFDITVASEVMAILCLAMDIKDLEKRLGNIIIGYRRDKSPVYARDIKADGAMAVLLKDAMQPNLVQTLENNPAFVHGGPFANIAHGCNSVVATATALKLADYVVTEAGFGADLGAEKFFDIKCRKAGLKPDAAVVVATVRAVKMNGGVKKEDLSRENIEALKKGCANLGRHVQNVKKFGVPVLVAINHFTSDTEAEIQAIKDYVRTLGSEAVLCRHWAEGSAGIEELAHKVVDLANAGHSQFSPLYPDDMPLFQKIETIAKDIYHASEVIADKLVREQLRTWEDQGYGHLPICMAKTQYSFSTDPNLRGAPSGHTVPIREVRLAAGAGFIVVITGEIMTMPGLPKAPSSERIRLNEEGLIEGLF; this is encoded by the coding sequence ATGCCGGAGGTCAAATCCGATATCGAGATCGCGCGCGCCGCGAAGAAGAAGCCGATCCAGGAGATCGGCGAAAAGCTCGGCATTCCGCCGGAGCACCTGCTGCCCTACGGCCACGACAAGGCCAAGGTCAGCGCTGAATTCATCGCTCAGCAACTGAACAACGGAAACGGCCGGCTTATCCTGGTGACCGCGATCAACCCTACGCCGGCCGGCGAGGGCAAGACGACGACCACCGTTGGGCTCGGCGACGGCCTCAACCGCATCGGCAAGAAGACGGTCGTCTGTATCCGGGAGGCATCACTCGGCCCCTGCTTCGGCAGCAAAGGCGGCGCGGCCGGCGGTGGTTATGCCCAAGTCGTGCCAATGGAGGACATCAACCTTCACTTCACCGGCGATTTCCATGCCATCACGGCGGCGCACAACCTGCTGGCGGCGCTGATCGACAATCACATCTATTGGGGCAACGAGCAGGCGATCGACATTCGCCGCATCGCCTGGCGTCGGGTGATGGACATGAACGACCGGGCGCTGCGCCAGATCGTCGGTTCGCTCGGCGGTGTCGCCAACGGCTACCCGCGCGAGACCGGCTTCGACATCACCGTCGCCTCGGAAGTCATGGCGATTCTGTGCCTGGCGATGGACATCAAGGATCTCGAAAAGCGGCTCGGCAACATCATCATCGGCTATCGGCGCGACAAGAGCCCGGTCTACGCCCGCGACATCAAGGCGGACGGGGCGATGGCGGTGTTGCTCAAGGACGCGATGCAGCCGAACCTGGTGCAGACGCTTGAGAACAACCCGGCTTTCGTCCATGGCGGCCCCTTTGCCAATATCGCCCATGGTTGCAATTCGGTGGTCGCTACGGCAACGGCCTTAAAGCTCGCCGACTACGTGGTGACCGAGGCCGGCTTCGGTGCCGATCTCGGCGCCGAGAAATTCTTCGACATCAAATGCCGCAAGGCCGGCCTGAAGCCGGACGCCGCCGTCGTCGTCGCGACCGTGCGGGCGGTCAAGATGAATGGCGGCGTGAAGAAGGAGGACCTCAGCCGGGAGAATATCGAAGCGCTCAAGAAAGGTTGCGCCAATCTTGGGCGGCACGTGCAGAACGTCAAGAAATTCGGCGTTCCCGTGCTCGTTGCGATCAACCACTTCACCTCCGACACCGAGGCCGAGATCCAGGCGATCAAGGACTACGTCAGGACGCTCGGTTCCGAAGCCGTTCTTTGCAGGCACTGGGCCGAGGGTTCGGCAGGGATCGAGGAACTGGCGCACAAGGTCGTGGACCTTGCCAATGCGGGCCACTCGCAGTTTTCGCCGCTTTACCCGGACGACATGCCGCTCTTCCAGAAGATCGAGACGATCGCCAAGGACATCTATCACGCGAGCGAGGTTATTGCCGACAAGCTGGTGCGCGAACAGCTCCGGACTTGGGAGGACCAGGGTTACGGCCACCTGCCGATCTGCATGGCGAAGACCCAATATTCGTTCTCGACGGACCCGAACCTGCGCGGCGCGCCGAGCGGTCACACCGTGCCGATCCGGGAGGTGCGACTTGCGGCCGGCGCCGGCTTCATCGTCGTCATCACCGGCGAGATCATGACGATGCCCGGCCTGCCGAAAGCGCCGTCCTCCGAGAGGATACGGCTCAATGAAGAGGGGCTGATTGAGGGGCTGTTCTGA
- the trpLE gene encoding trpE operon leader peptide TrpLE encodes MMNARNISIWWWAR; translated from the coding sequence ATGATGAACGCACGCAACATTTCGATCTGGTGGTGGGCTCGCTGA
- a CDS encoding anthranilate synthase: MATVILEDGAESYTTEGGIVVTRRRRDASYTDAISSCVDKLDERRGAVFSSNYEYPGRYTRWDTAVVDPPLAISSFGRSLWIEAYNERGEVLLALIGEYLKSVADITLGKSEARRLDLTINQPDRVFTEEERSKMPTVFTVLRAVTNLFHSPEDSNLGFYGAFGYDLAFQFDAIDLKLQRPDDQRDMVLFLPDEILVVDHYAAKAWVDRYDFAKGGLSTEGKAADIAPEPFRSVDGIPPHGDHRPGEYAELVVKAKESFRRGDLFEVVPGQKFYERCESRPSEISNRLKAINPSPYSFFINLGNQEYLVGASPEMFVRVSGRRIETCPISGTIKRGDDPIADSEQILKLLNSKKDESELTMCSDVDRNDKSRVCVPGSVKVIGRRQIEMYSRLIHTVDHIEGRLRDDMDAFDGFLSHAWAVTVTGAPKLWAMRFIENHEKSPRAWYGGAIGMVGFNGDMNTGLTLRTIRIKDGIAEVRAGATLLYDSNPEEEEAETELKASAMIAAIRDAKSANSAKAGRDVAPVGAGVNILLVDHEDSFVHTLANYFRQTGANVTTVRTPVAEKIFDRVKPDLVVLSPGPGTPKDFDCKATIKKARARELPIFGVCLGLQALAEAYGGDLRQLAIPMHGKPSRIRVLEPGLVFSGLGKEVTVGRYHSIFADPSSLPREFMITAESEDGTIMGIEHMKEPVAAVQFHPESIMTLGGDAGMRMIENVVAHLAKRAKTKAA, translated from the coding sequence ATGGCAACGGTAATTCTGGAAGACGGCGCGGAGAGCTACACAACCGAAGGCGGCATCGTCGTCACGCGCAGGCGGCGCGATGCATCCTACACGGACGCGATCTCGTCCTGTGTCGACAAGCTCGACGAGCGGCGCGGCGCGGTCTTCTCCTCGAACTACGAATATCCCGGCCGCTACACCCGCTGGGACACCGCCGTCGTCGACCCGCCGCTCGCCATCTCTTCCTTCGGTCGCTCGCTCTGGATCGAAGCCTATAACGAGCGCGGCGAGGTGTTGCTGGCGCTGATCGGCGAGTACCTGAAATCCGTTGCTGACATCACGCTCGGCAAATCGGAGGCCCGTCGTCTCGATCTCACCATCAACCAGCCGGATCGCGTGTTTACCGAGGAAGAGCGCTCGAAGATGCCGACGGTCTTCACCGTGCTTCGCGCCGTGACGAACCTCTTCCATTCGCCCGAAGATTCCAATCTCGGTTTCTATGGCGCGTTCGGCTACGACCTTGCCTTCCAGTTCGACGCAATCGACCTCAAATTGCAGCGGCCCGACGACCAGCGCGACATGGTCCTCTTCCTGCCGGATGAGATCCTCGTCGTCGACCACTATGCGGCGAAGGCCTGGGTCGACCGCTATGATTTTGCCAAGGGCGGTCTTTCGACCGAGGGCAAGGCGGCGGACATCGCACCGGAGCCGTTCCGCTCTGTCGACGGCATTCCGCCGCATGGCGATCATCGCCCGGGCGAATATGCCGAACTCGTGGTCAAGGCAAAGGAAAGCTTCCGTCGCGGCGACCTCTTCGAGGTCGTGCCAGGGCAGAAATTCTACGAACGCTGCGAGAGCCGCCCTTCGGAGATTTCCAACCGGCTGAAGGCGATCAACCCGTCGCCCTATTCCTTCTTCATCAATCTCGGAAACCAGGAATATCTCGTTGGCGCATCGCCGGAGATGTTCGTCCGGGTCTCAGGCCGCCGCATCGAGACCTGCCCGATTTCCGGCACGATCAAGCGGGGCGACGACCCGATCGCCGATAGCGAGCAGATCCTGAAGCTCCTGAATTCGAAGAAGGACGAATCCGAGCTCACCATGTGCTCGGACGTCGACCGCAACGATAAAAGCCGCGTCTGCGTTCCTGGTTCGGTGAAGGTCATCGGCCGTCGCCAGATCGAGATGTATTCGCGGCTGATCCATACAGTCGACCACATCGAGGGGCGGCTTCGCGATGACATGGATGCCTTCGACGGCTTCCTGAGCCACGCCTGGGCGGTGACCGTCACCGGCGCGCCGAAGCTTTGGGCCATGCGCTTCATCGAGAACCATGAGAAGAGCCCGCGTGCATGGTATGGTGGCGCGATCGGCATGGTCGGCTTCAATGGCGACATGAACACCGGCCTGACCTTGCGCACCATCCGCATCAAGGACGGGATCGCCGAGGTTAGAGCGGGCGCGACGCTCCTCTATGATTCCAATCCGGAAGAAGAAGAAGCCGAAACCGAACTGAAGGCATCCGCCATGATTGCAGCCATCCGCGACGCCAAATCCGCCAACAGCGCCAAGGCCGGGCGCGACGTTGCGCCGGTCGGCGCGGGCGTCAATATCCTGCTCGTCGACCACGAGGACAGCTTCGTCCACACGTTGGCTAACTACTTCCGGCAAACGGGCGCGAACGTTACCACCGTCCGCACGCCGGTTGCCGAGAAGATTTTCGACCGCGTCAAACCGGACCTTGTCGTGCTTTCGCCCGGACCCGGCACTCCAAAGGATTTCGACTGCAAGGCGACGATCAAGAAGGCGAGGGCGCGCGAACTGCCGATCTTCGGGGTCTGCCTCGGCCTTCAGGCGCTCGCCGAGGCCTATGGCGGCGACTTGCGACAATTGGCAATTCCGATGCATGGCAAGCCGTCGCGCATCCGCGTGCTGGAACCCGGCCTCGTTTTCTCCGGTCTAGGCAAAGAGGTGACGGTCGGGCGCTACCATTCGATCTTTGCCGATCCCTCCAGTCTACCGCGCGAGTTCATGATCACGGCAGAGAGCGAAGACGGCACGATCATGGGCATCGAGCACATGAAAGAGCCGGTGGCGGCGGTGCAGTTCCATCCGGAATCGATCATGACGCTCGGCGGCGACGCCGGCATGCGGATGATCGAGAACGTGGTCGCGCATCTCGCCAAACGGGCGAAAACCAAGGCCGCCTGA
- a CDS encoding DUF2333 family protein codes for MFDPIVAFFSRVFTAIGRGIGLAVAWLLWPFVALGNWYRARSWIIKGPVGLVLLGLILFYGYFIWQTQAWTNFNPDYVDRYKLAERKVPAGSPVSGPGATTPGQPNPGTTGDQAAAVGSSGEANTTEALAVAQLPAGTVCQTSAIVDVAADLIDYNVNQNAWISSMLLYELGLFGMDWDDTPWLDNKASFQRGINQAIRRTSVELVDSLGRVRGTSGINNDLQSARGNIQFDEETWYFGINPFGPKTPTPSFYRAAMHDFRKFNVSLGKCEAIFDGRSDNMVEFLDRIANDLGNTSAIIRERSEFHNGGWFDTRADDRFWFAFGQLYGYYGILSAAGADFENVVAQRGLTPIWTETIRQLRAALNIQPLIISNGREDGWIMPTHLATMGFYILRVRSNLVEMRDILAR; via the coding sequence ATGTTCGATCCGATCGTTGCGTTTTTTTCGCGTGTCTTCACGGCGATCGGCCGTGGCATCGGCCTGGCGGTGGCCTGGCTCCTCTGGCCCTTCGTCGCACTCGGCAACTGGTATCGGGCGAGAAGCTGGATCATCAAGGGCCCGGTCGGCCTCGTCCTGCTCGGTCTTATCCTGTTCTACGGCTACTTCATTTGGCAGACGCAGGCCTGGACCAACTTCAATCCAGACTATGTCGATCGCTACAAGCTCGCCGAGCGCAAGGTGCCGGCAGGGTCGCCGGTAAGCGGTCCCGGCGCAACCACGCCGGGGCAGCCAAATCCAGGGACTACTGGCGACCAGGCTGCCGCAGTCGGTTCATCGGGCGAGGCCAACACGACCGAGGCGCTCGCCGTCGCGCAGCTGCCGGCAGGAACGGTTTGCCAGACCTCGGCGATCGTCGACGTAGCAGCCGATCTCATCGACTACAATGTCAACCAGAATGCCTGGATATCCTCGATGCTGCTCTACGAGCTCGGCCTCTTCGGGATGGACTGGGACGATACGCCCTGGCTCGACAACAAGGCGTCGTTCCAGCGCGGCATCAACCAGGCGATACGCCGCACCTCGGTGGAGCTCGTGGATTCGCTCGGACGCGTCCGCGGCACGTCGGGCATCAACAACGACCTGCAAAGCGCGCGCGGCAACATCCAGTTCGACGAGGAGACCTGGTATTTCGGCATCAACCCGTTCGGACCCAAGACGCCGACGCCGAGCTTCTATCGGGCGGCGATGCACGATTTCAGGAAGTTCAATGTTTCGCTCGGCAAGTGCGAGGCGATCTTCGACGGGCGGTCCGACAACATGGTCGAGTTCCTCGACCGCATCGCCAACGATCTCGGCAACACCTCGGCAATCATCCGCGAACGCTCCGAATTCCACAACGGCGGCTGGTTCGACACGCGCGCCGACGACCGCTTCTGGTTCGCCTTCGGCCAGCTCTATGGCTACTACGGCATTCTTTCCGCGGCCGGTGCCGACTTCGAGAATGTGGTGGCGCAGCGCGGCCTGACGCCGATCTGGACGGAGACGATCCGGCAGCTGCGCGCCGCCTTGAACATCCAGCCGCTCATCATCTCGAACGGTCGCGAGGATGGCTGGATCATGCCGACGCATCTGGCGACGATGGGCTTCTACATCCTTCGCGTGCGGTCCAACCTGGTGGAAATGCGCGATATCCTTGCCCGATGA
- a CDS encoding DUF6638 family protein — translation MKRLLEAELIYGRLLDIAEPHLVARYNKALQGLGLKPTALDHFSIDMTGFSPEIADELGDRDYLDPNRVNRRFIILTPAQADLPVVHTSFSNTAALMHEFFNANSRAINAVTIKDALYGEIEDSVSVVEDIDDLLSINEVRFRVLSAEDMLGKATELRELVDRLKKVPTAWADDAMLNRMVELAKVTGDIRQNALVPNELVFRHEAFWANHFGGVYVFLDQKTTTVICDPSVPGFRRSRPWQVAYIAINDHARIYEFLARTNRLQLPQASWVQESGLFQHRADMIIRGLINAADPTADLMGADRIWLQTWIHRNAAIVSRDGTYPFLQEMARMLAATGTITMAEVPPEHRFLLVRAAPMHPDQWLVNRLISQLVPRDFVSRFVFDKQGFYDAYEHYGEKFREYVVATLTSTYLKDKAAFRHKLYGLKEE, via the coding sequence ATGAAACGCCTCCTCGAAGCGGAACTGATCTATGGGCGGCTGCTCGACATAGCCGAGCCGCATCTCGTCGCGCGCTACAACAAGGCGCTGCAGGGCTTGGGCCTGAAACCGACGGCGCTCGATCACTTCAGCATCGATATGACCGGTTTCTCGCCGGAGATCGCCGACGAACTCGGGGATCGCGACTATCTCGACCCGAACCGCGTCAATCGGCGCTTTATCATCCTGACGCCGGCGCAGGCGGACCTCCCGGTCGTTCATACGAGTTTCTCCAACACCGCGGCGCTGATGCATGAATTCTTCAACGCCAACAGCCGCGCGATCAACGCGGTGACCATCAAGGATGCGCTCTACGGCGAGATCGAGGATTCGGTTTCGGTGGTCGAGGACATCGACGACCTGCTTTCGATCAACGAGGTTCGTTTTCGGGTCCTTTCGGCGGAAGACATGCTAGGCAAGGCAACCGAGCTCAGGGAACTGGTGGACCGATTGAAGAAGGTACCGACCGCCTGGGCCGACGACGCCATGCTGAACCGGATGGTGGAGCTGGCAAAGGTGACCGGCGACATCCGGCAGAACGCGCTGGTGCCGAACGAACTCGTTTTCCGCCATGAGGCCTTCTGGGCCAATCACTTCGGCGGCGTCTATGTCTTCCTCGACCAGAAGACGACGACGGTGATCTGCGATCCCTCGGTGCCCGGTTTCAGGCGGTCGCGGCCGTGGCAGGTGGCCTACATTGCCATCAACGATCACGCCCGCATCTACGAGTTTCTCGCCCGGACCAACCGGCTGCAACTGCCGCAGGCCTCCTGGGTGCAGGAATCCGGGCTGTTCCAGCACCGGGCAGACATGATCATTCGCGGGCTGATCAACGCTGCCGATCCGACTGCCGATCTCATGGGTGCCGACCGGATCTGGCTGCAGACCTGGATCCACCGCAACGCGGCGATCGTGTCGCGCGACGGGACATACCCCTTCCTTCAGGAAATGGCTCGCATGCTTGCGGCAACGGGCACGATCACCATGGCGGAGGTCCCGCCGGAACATCGCTTCCTGCTCGTGCGCGCCGCACCGATGCATCCCGATCAATGGCTGGTGAACCGCTTGATATCGCAGCTCGTCCCGCGCGACTTCGTCTCCCGCTTCGTGTTCGACAAGCAGGGATTCTATGACGCCTACGAGCATTACGGCGAAAAGTTCCGGGAATATGTTGTCGCGACGCTGACCAGCACGTATCTCAAGGACAAGGCCGCTTTCCGCCACAAGCTTTACGGTCTCAAAGAGGAATAG
- a CDS encoding TonB-dependent hemoglobin/transferrin/lactoferrin family receptor: MLNRHHRLGLFACTAFVTLAGTTFSHAQPADKAATAAEKQGRVTALKKLVVTNGEKEGVADTPLAERVTEEQLDNNQISSFEDLGRSLEPGVNFNRTNGSVNIRGLEGPRVLTTIDGIPIPFIDDGAREADGGIDSFDFATLSTIDIVRGADSSRAGGGALGGAVVLRTLEPEDLIGEGRTWGGIFKFAYDGDDESLGGSAAVAARYDNTAVLFQGGYKRGHERQSNGDVGGYSTTRTEADPADYDQNNLLFKVRQYTDSGHTFGLTAERFDRDKDIDFMSGQSLLGNYRPGNYDKLDNTRRERLSLDYEFEATDDNGWFDSASATIYWQRLLRENGVDAFRSTSVIGEYSRLNEAEDESFGATGYVDRFFDTGLLLHQVTLGGDFAIGKLHQYSSGEDSCDTAPSPSCNFLHTNQSDSPDVDSKKVGIYLQDRISIGDGPFALTPGLRFDWYDYSPQNTAAYMRNPNYDGVPPGQSDQALSPKLLATYQAAEQVELFAQWAMAFRPPTAEELYLNYGAPGSYLQIGNPDLKPETSHGFEVGANFGDEEFGGRVSAFYNRYRNFIDERWSFDPTGTYPLGITEAINRANVSIHGIEVSGHKVFANGFHVRTALAYAYGRDLDTDEVLGSVAPLKGVLGVGYATETWGTDVILTAAMAVSDKSTNSFKAPGYGIVDLTGWWEPAELPGLRVNAGVYNVFDKTYWDAINTQNTFTQPADFYSEPGRTFKISLTQRF; this comes from the coding sequence ATGCTCAACCGGCATCATCGCCTGGGTCTTTTTGCATGCACGGCATTCGTCACCCTGGCCGGAACAACGTTTTCGCACGCGCAACCCGCTGACAAGGCGGCGACTGCCGCTGAAAAGCAGGGGCGCGTAACGGCACTGAAGAAATTGGTCGTCACGAACGGCGAGAAGGAAGGTGTGGCGGATACGCCGCTTGCCGAGCGGGTCACCGAAGAACAACTCGACAACAACCAGATATCGAGTTTCGAAGATCTGGGCAGAAGTCTTGAGCCCGGCGTGAACTTCAACCGCACAAACGGCAGCGTCAATATCCGCGGTCTGGAAGGGCCACGGGTGCTGACGACGATTGATGGCATCCCGATCCCCTTCATTGATGACGGTGCGCGCGAAGCAGATGGCGGTATCGACAGCTTCGATTTTGCCACGCTCTCGACGATCGATATCGTACGTGGCGCCGATTCGAGCCGCGCCGGCGGTGGTGCGCTCGGCGGCGCCGTCGTCCTGCGCACGCTGGAGCCGGAAGACCTGATCGGCGAGGGAAGGACCTGGGGCGGAATCTTCAAGTTCGCCTATGACGGTGACGATGAGAGCCTCGGCGGATCGGCCGCCGTTGCCGCGCGCTACGACAATACGGCCGTTCTGTTCCAGGGTGGCTACAAGAGGGGGCACGAACGGCAAAGCAACGGTGATGTCGGTGGCTATTCGACGACGCGCACCGAGGCGGATCCGGCCGACTACGACCAGAACAACCTCCTGTTCAAGGTGCGGCAATATACCGACAGCGGCCACACGTTCGGGCTGACGGCGGAACGCTTCGATCGCGACAAGGACATCGATTTCATGTCCGGGCAGAGTCTCCTCGGCAACTATCGGCCGGGCAACTACGACAAGCTCGACAATACCCGGCGTGAGCGCCTGTCGCTCGACTATGAATTCGAGGCCACCGACGATAACGGCTGGTTCGACAGCGCCTCGGCCACCATTTACTGGCAACGCCTGCTCCGCGAAAATGGTGTTGATGCTTTTCGCAGCACCTCGGTGATCGGCGAGTATTCGCGGCTCAACGAGGCGGAGGACGAGAGCTTCGGCGCCACCGGTTACGTCGACAGGTTCTTCGACACCGGTCTCCTGCTGCATCAGGTCACGCTCGGCGGCGATTTTGCCATCGGCAAGCTACACCAGTACTCTTCAGGTGAGGATAGCTGCGACACGGCGCCCAGCCCTTCCTGCAACTTCCTGCATACCAATCAGTCCGACAGCCCGGACGTCGACAGCAAGAAAGTAGGTATTTACCTGCAGGATCGCATCTCGATCGGTGATGGTCCCTTCGCGCTGACGCCGGGGCTCCGCTTCGACTGGTACGATTATTCGCCCCAGAATACCGCTGCCTATATGCGCAATCCCAACTATGACGGGGTGCCGCCCGGTCAGAGCGACCAGGCGCTGTCGCCGAAGCTGCTTGCGACCTATCAGGCGGCGGAACAGGTCGAGCTTTTCGCGCAGTGGGCGATGGCTTTCCGGCCGCCGACAGCCGAGGAACTCTATCTCAACTACGGTGCACCGGGCAGCTACCTGCAGATCGGCAATCCCGACCTGAAGCCGGAAACGAGCCACGGTTTTGAGGTCGGAGCCAATTTCGGTGACGAGGAATTCGGTGGGCGCGTAAGTGCCTTCTACAACAGGTACCGGAACTTCATCGACGAGCGCTGGAGCTTCGATCCGACCGGAACCTATCCGCTCGGCATTACCGAGGCTATAAACCGCGCGAACGTCTCCATCCACGGGATCGAGGTGTCCGGCCACAAGGTCTTCGCCAATGGCTTCCACGTGCGCACTGCACTTGCCTATGCCTATGGCCGGGATCTCGATACGGACGAAGTGCTGGGCTCTGTGGCCCCGTTGAAGGGAGTCCTCGGTGTAGGCTATGCCACCGAAACCTGGGGAACCGACGTGATCCTTACGGCTGCGATGGCCGTTTCGGACAAGTCGACCAACAGCTTCAAGGCGCCGGGTTATGGCATCGTCGATCTCACCGGCTGGTGGGAGCCGGCTGAGTTGCCGGGCCTGCGGGTGAATGCCGGCGTCTACAACGTCTTCGACAAGACCTATTGGGATGCGATCAACACCCAAAATACGTTCACGCAGCCGGCGGATTTCTATTCGGAGCCGGGCCGCACCTTCAAGATCTCGCTGACGCAACGCTTCTAG
- a CDS encoding extensin family protein: MRHSAGMILLSVSILSGASLPTKGPVPVPKPAVPGEQATPTPELKPGVPPKGAEINRKTGAQPRVEEKEAAPGDKTKDDSIEEVFLPVKEEPAEEHASCLADLKALGGTFTDTKRIDDGKGCGIDKPVRVTAILPGVALKPEGTMRCATALALARWTKESAVPAAAAAFGPDTRIATVNQASTYVCRLRNNATAGKISEHAHGNAVDIASFTLGNGRTIAIQPRDEDGTLDGAFQRAVTASGCLYFTTVLDPGSDAAHEMHLHLDIIERKNGYRYCR, from the coding sequence ATGCGCCACTCCGCCGGAATGATCCTGTTGTCCGTTTCGATTCTTTCGGGCGCAAGCCTTCCCACGAAGGGTCCGGTGCCGGTCCCGAAACCAGCTGTCCCCGGCGAGCAAGCAACGCCAACCCCGGAGCTGAAACCTGGCGTGCCACCCAAGGGCGCCGAGATCAATAGAAAGACAGGTGCTCAGCCGCGCGTAGAAGAGAAAGAAGCAGCTCCCGGAGACAAGACAAAGGACGACAGCATTGAGGAGGTATTCCTGCCGGTGAAAGAGGAGCCTGCCGAAGAGCACGCCTCCTGCCTTGCCGATCTCAAGGCGCTCGGCGGCACATTCACTGACACCAAGCGCATCGACGATGGCAAAGGCTGCGGCATCGACAAACCGGTTCGCGTGACGGCGATCTTGCCGGGCGTCGCCCTGAAGCCGGAAGGGACTATGCGCTGCGCGACGGCACTGGCGCTTGCCCGTTGGACCAAGGAATCGGCGGTCCCCGCAGCCGCGGCCGCGTTCGGACCGGACACCCGGATCGCGACGGTGAACCAGGCATCGACCTACGTCTGCCGCCTGCGCAACAACGCAACGGCCGGCAAGATATCGGAGCATGCCCATGGCAACGCTGTCGACATCGCCTCGTTCACATTGGGCAACGGCAGGACGATCGCCATCCAGCCGCGCGACGAGGATGGCACGCTGGACGGCGCGTTTCAGCGCGCGGTCACGGCATCGGGCTGCCTCTATTTCACAACCGTCCTCGATCCGGGCAGCGACGCCGCCCATGAGATGCACCTGCATCTCGACATCATCGAACGCAAGAACGGCTATCGCTACTGTCGATAG